From one Chloroflexota bacterium genomic stretch:
- a CDS encoding DUF433 domain-containing protein: MEEQQLLARISMNPEVKGGKPVIKGTRLTVEYVLNLLAHGATVEDILAEYPGLTPEDIRACLLFATKSLADTAFMPLAAE, from the coding sequence ATGGAAGAACAACAATTGCTGGCGCGTATCAGCATGAACCCCGAAGTCAAGGGCGGGAAGCCGGTCATCAAGGGCACCCGCCTGACCGTGGAATATGTGCTCAATTTGTTAGCCCACGGTGCCACCGTAGAAGACATTCTGGCAGAGTACCCCGGCCTGACCCCCGAAGATATTCGCGCCTGCCTGCTGTTCGCCACCAAATCGCTGGCTGATACGGCTTTCATGCCGCTCGCGGCGGAGTGA
- a CDS encoding M3 family oligoendopeptidase, giving the protein MNLPDLAEFMTWPWEKIAPYYDELRKATLTADSVKGWLADWSRLGEYLHETASRLHVAVTVDTTDEEAHQRFEAFIEGVLPEARKAEQALAKKLVESGLEPEGFCVPLRNMRAEIELFREENLPLQVEEEKLRNAYNQVVGAQTVEWHYKEYTVSQMRPFLQEPDRTVREEAWRLMTERQLRDRGPLTRIWQQMLDLRQQMAANADKPDYRAFRWQQMGRFDYTPDDCRAFHKAIEEVVVPAAAAVLEKRRQRLGLDRLRPWDLNVDPAGRPPLRPFRNVEELKEKSEAIFHHVDPQLGAYYHTMREENLLDLENRKGKAPGGYCTAFPVSKRPFIFMNAVGVHDDVQTMFHESGHAFHVFESLALPYLYHQGNVPMEFAEVASMSMELLASPYLTHDFGGFYTPHEAARARIEHLERSLLFWPYMAVVDAFQHWVYEHPEEAHDPAECDRIWGGLWDRFMPVTDWRGLEDAKVSGWMRKLHIFQYPFYYVEYGLAQLGAVQVWANALEDQQAAVAAYRKALALGGTVTLPELYAAAGAKFAMDAATLRKAVDLMMRVIEELETVAEGGAKGLGLGVQS; this is encoded by the coding sequence ATGAACCTGCCCGACCTTGCCGAATTCATGACCTGGCCGTGGGAGAAAATCGCTCCCTACTACGACGAACTCCGCAAAGCCACCCTCACCGCCGATAGCGTGAAGGGCTGGCTGGCCGACTGGTCGCGCCTCGGCGAGTACCTTCATGAAACCGCCAGCCGCCTGCACGTGGCCGTCACGGTAGACACCACCGACGAGGAAGCCCACCAGCGCTTCGAAGCCTTCATCGAAGGCGTGCTTCCCGAAGCCCGCAAAGCCGAGCAGGCGCTGGCGAAAAAACTCGTGGAAAGCGGCCTGGAGCCGGAAGGCTTTTGCGTTCCGCTGCGCAACATGCGCGCCGAAATTGAACTCTTCCGCGAAGAAAACCTGCCCCTGCAGGTGGAGGAAGAAAAACTCCGCAACGCCTACAACCAGGTGGTCGGCGCGCAGACCGTGGAATGGCATTACAAGGAATACACGGTTTCGCAGATGCGCCCCTTCTTGCAGGAACCCGACCGCACCGTGCGTGAGGAAGCCTGGCGGCTGATGACCGAGCGGCAGTTGCGCGACCGCGGCCCCCTCACCCGCATCTGGCAGCAGATGCTCGATTTGCGCCAGCAGATGGCCGCCAACGCCGACAAGCCCGACTACCGCGCCTTCCGCTGGCAGCAGATGGGGCGCTTCGATTACACCCCCGACGACTGCCGCGCCTTCCACAAGGCCATCGAAGAAGTCGTGGTGCCCGCCGCCGCAGCCGTGCTGGAAAAGCGCCGCCAGCGCCTCGGCCTCGACCGCCTGCGCCCGTGGGATTTGAACGTCGACCCGGCAGGCCGTCCGCCGCTGCGCCCCTTCCGCAACGTGGAAGAACTCAAGGAAAAGAGCGAAGCCATCTTCCACCATGTGGATCCCCAACTCGGCGCGTATTACCACACCATGCGGGAAGAAAACCTGCTCGACCTGGAAAACCGCAAGGGCAAAGCCCCCGGCGGCTATTGCACGGCTTTCCCCGTGAGCAAACGCCCCTTCATCTTCATGAACGCCGTTGGCGTGCATGACGATGTGCAGACCATGTTCCACGAATCCGGCCACGCCTTCCACGTTTTTGAAAGCCTTGCGTTGCCTTACCTTTACCACCAGGGCAACGTGCCGATGGAATTTGCCGAAGTGGCTTCCATGAGCATGGAACTGCTGGCTTCCCCCTACCTCACGCACGACTTCGGCGGCTTTTACACTCCGCACGAAGCCGCCCGCGCCCGCATCGAGCACCTGGAACGCAGCCTGCTCTTCTGGCCTTACATGGCCGTGGTGGACGCCTTCCAGCACTGGGTTTACGAGCACCCCGAAGAAGCCCACGACCCCGCCGAATGCGACCGCATTTGGGGCGGCTTGTGGGACCGCTTCATGCCCGTGACCGACTGGCGCGGCCTGGAAGACGCCAAAGTTTCGGGCTGGATGCGCAAACTGCACATCTTCCAGTACCCGTTTTACTATGTGGAATACGGCCTCGCACAGTTGGGCGCGGTGCAGGTATGGGCTAACGCGCTGGAAGACCAGCAAGCCGCGGTAGCGGCTTACCGCAAGGCGCTCGCACTGGGCGGCACCGTCACCCTGCCGGAACTCTACGCCGCCGCGGGGGCGAAGTTTGCCATGGACGCCGCCACCCTGCGCAAGGCGGTGGATTTGATGATGCG
- the gatA gene encoding Asp-tRNA(Asn)/Glu-tRNA(Gln) amidotransferase subunit GatA produces MRTVTEWLNALTSGEVSSRELTEDVIARIERLEPVVRAFLTLTPEEALQAADEADRRRAEARRNGESVPPLLGLPMAVKDVLSTRGIRTTCGSRILENYVPPFDATAVRRLKEAGAIIVGKTNTDEFAMGSSTENSAYGVTHNPWDLERVPGGSSGGSAAAVAARMVPVALGTDTGGSVRQPASFCGVTGLKPTYGRVSRYGLIAYGSSLDTVGVLAQTAEDAALFLHLMAGQDPLDATSMDVPVPPPSLKPREDFRGLKIGVPREYFTEGIQPAVAHAVRAALDLMADMGAEVREISLPHTEYAVPVYYLIAPAEASANLARFDGIRYGPRAEAETMWDVFYHTRGQLFGPEVKRRIMLGTYALSAGYYDAYYGQAQKVRTLIKRDFEQAFKEIDLIAAPVAPSTAFRIGAHTGDPLSMYLEDIFTLPANLAGVPGVAFPVGFDDLGLPIGLQFMGPHFREDLILEAAHLYQQATDWHRHTPDPLADEE; encoded by the coding sequence ATGCGCACCGTGACCGAATGGCTGAACGCCCTGACGAGCGGCGAGGTCTCCAGCCGCGAACTGACCGAAGACGTGATTGCCCGCATTGAACGGCTGGAGCCGGTCGTGCGCGCTTTCCTCACCCTTACGCCCGAGGAAGCCTTGCAAGCCGCCGACGAAGCCGACCGCCGCCGGGCGGAAGCCCGCCGCAACGGCGAAAGCGTGCCCCCGCTGCTGGGGCTGCCTATGGCCGTGAAAGACGTCCTCAGTACGCGCGGCATCCGCACCACCTGCGGCTCGCGCATCCTGGAAAACTACGTGCCGCCCTTCGATGCCACGGCGGTGCGCCGCCTGAAAGAAGCCGGGGCCATCATCGTGGGCAAAACCAACACCGACGAGTTCGCGATGGGCTCTTCCACCGAAAACTCGGCCTACGGCGTGACCCACAACCCCTGGGATCTGGAACGCGTGCCGGGCGGTTCTTCGGGCGGCAGCGCGGCTGCGGTGGCAGCCCGCATGGTGCCCGTCGCTCTGGGCACCGATACCGGCGGCAGCGTGCGTCAGCCGGCTTCCTTCTGCGGCGTCACCGGCCTGAAGCCCACCTACGGGCGGGTTTCCCGCTATGGCCTGATTGCCTACGGCTCTTCGCTGGATACCGTGGGCGTGCTTGCCCAGACCGCCGAAGACGCCGCGCTCTTCCTGCACCTGATGGCCGGGCAAGACCCCTTAGACGCCACCAGCATGGATGTGCCCGTGCCGCCGCCTTCCCTCAAGCCGCGGGAAGACTTCCGCGGCCTGAAAATCGGCGTGCCGCGGGAATATTTCACCGAGGGCATCCAGCCCGCGGTGGCCCACGCGGTGCGCGCCGCGCTGGATTTGATGGCCGACATGGGCGCGGAGGTGCGGGAAATCAGCCTGCCGCACACCGAATATGCCGTGCCGGTCTATTACCTGATTGCCCCTGCTGAGGCCTCGGCCAACCTGGCGCGCTTCGACGGCATCCGCTACGGGCCGCGCGCCGAAGCCGAAACCATGTGGGATGTGTTCTACCACACCCGCGGGCAACTTTTCGGCCCCGAAGTCAAGCGCCGCATCATGTTGGGCACCTACGCCCTCTCCGCGGGCTATTACGATGCCTATTACGGGCAGGCGCAGAAAGTCCGCACCCTCATCAAGCGCGATTTCGAGCAGGCTTTCAAGGAAATCGACCTCATCGCCGCGCCCGTTGCGCCGAGCACCGCCTTCCGCATCGGCGCGCACACTGGCGATCCGCTTTCCATGTACCTGGAAGACATCTTCACCCTGCCCGCCAACCTCGCGGGCGTGCCCGGCGTGGCGTTCCCGGTGGGCTTCGACGACCTTGGCCTGCCCATTGGGCTGCAGTTCATGGGGCCCCACTTCCGGGAAGACCTCATTCTGGAAGCCGCTCACCTGTACCAGCAAGCCACCGACTGGCACCGCCACACGCCCGACCCCCTCGCCGATGAGGAGTGA
- the gatC gene encoding Asp-tRNA(Asn)/Glu-tRNA(Gln) amidotransferase subunit GatC, whose protein sequence is MALTREEVEHIAQLARLELTDEEIERYREQLSDVLDYVARLQGLDTADIPPTASVLPPRTVLREDEPRPGLPRDEVLANAAETENGQFRVPPVFGGEG, encoded by the coding sequence ATGGCACTTACCCGTGAAGAAGTTGAACACATCGCCCAACTGGCGCGCCTGGAACTCACCGACGAGGAAATCGAGCGCTACCGCGAGCAACTTTCTGACGTTTTGGATTACGTCGCCCGCCTGCAGGGGCTGGACACCGCCGACATCCCGCCGACGGCCAGCGTGCTGCCGCCGCGCACCGTGCTGCGGGAAGACGAGCCGCGCCCGGGCCTGCCGCGCGACGAGGTGCTTGCCAACGCCGCGGAAACCGAAAACGGCCAATTCCGCGTGCCGCCCGTTTTTGGAGGGGAAGGCTGA